The Oscillospiraceae bacterium DNA window TCACAGTTTCTTGAAACCCTTGTCCACCGGTAACAACAATTATAGCTTCAGGATTTTTGCTATGATATTGAATCGCCTTATCAAGACGCATCTTCAATGGCAAAGTTATCTTATCCCCTCTAATGCCCGCCCCCAAAACAATAACTGCATCTTCATTATAACTAATATTATCTACATTGCCGAATACTGCCATGAAAGATACTAATATAAATTCAATACAAAAAACTGCAATCAAAAAGACTTTGAAATATTTGAAAAATCCCGACTTAGTCAGTTCTTTAATCTTTTCGTAAAATATCCCTATGTTAATTGCAAAAACTCCCAGAATAACTACCAATACAACTCCGAGGTTAATGTTTGACATTATACACAATATAAATCCATATATAGCAACAATTATTCCAGCAATAGTTATTAAGACAGATATATTCATCTTTTTATTATGTATCATTCAAGCAACCACCTTTTCGTCTAAATGCGACTTTCTTTATGTTGATTCGTCAAGTTTGAGAGAAAAAATTTGACGATATACTCGCTCACGCTCGTTCGATATATTTTCGATTCTATTAAATGTTATATAACCTCATTTTATTCAGTTGCAATATGACATATCTCGCCTTTGGCAAGAATATTCTAAAATAGATACAGTGTATAAAAAGGTATATCGCAAATTCTGCAGGAATTTATATCGCTGCGGTTGATACTCAACCGCATAAAAGCAATAATAAATTTTAATCTTTAATTTCCTTTCCAAAATTGGAAAGAGGATTCCTGTCCACCGCTTCTTTTATCATATCATTTGACACATGGGTATAAATCTGGGTTGTACTTAACTGTTCATGTCCCAAAATTTCCTGTAAGGCTCTTACATCAACTTTTCCATATTTATACATTAAAGTTGCTGCAGTATGCCTTAATTTATGAGTAGAATATTTTAAAGGATCAAGCCCTGCTGCCGCAATATATTTCTTAACAAGAAACTGAACAGTTTTAAAATATATCCTGTTATTTTGCCCACTTATAAAAAGTGCTTTTTCATCTTTAAGATTAAGTTTAGGGCGCACTTTAAGATAATCGTCAAGAGCAGACCTGCAAGCAGAATTTAAATAAATAGTTCTTTCCTTGTTCCCCTTACCTTTTACAACAAGACTGTCTTTTTTAATATCAGTTAGATTTATTCCTACAAGTTCAGAAAGACGAAGACCACAGTTTAAAAACAAAGTAAGTATTGCAAAATCTCTCTCTTTATGGCGCCCGTCAATACAACTAAGTAACCTTTTACTTTCATCAAGTTCAAGATATCTTGGCAGTGCTTTTATAGTTTTTGGAGCATCCAGCGCTTCGGTAGGATTATTCTCAATAAGTTTAACTTTGATATGAAGATATTTAAAAAAAGATTTAATGGAAGATACGCGTCTGGACCTTGTACGAGCACTGTTATTTTTTTCGGTACTTATATACATAAGATAATTATAAATATCATTAAGTTCAATAGTTTTTATAAAATCAATATCAATTTCACCACTATGCCCTTTAATCTCTTTTATGTAACTCAAAAAACCGCTAAGGTCGTAATAATATTCCTTAACAGTATTCGGGCTTCTGCCCTCAATTGTAAGTTTTTGTGTTAAAAAATTTTTTAAAATTAAAGGTGCATCATCATACATAAAAATTTTCTCCTATATCTACTATGTAATATTTCATATTATCGCTTTTGTTTTCCCAAATTATATTATAACATCCTTTAAGTATCACTGATTCCATTATATTACCTGTCGGTTTACATATTTCTCCGTTAAGTACAGCGCCGTTTCTAAAATAATTATATATTCCATCTGTTTTTTTACCTGAATAAAAATTTTTATCATTTACCATAGTTAATGAGTAACAATTTTTAAATCCATTATTTTTTAGTTGCTCCATAAAAGCAATATCTTTAACAAAAGAAAACATCTGTTCAGGATATTGACCATTTTGAGGATATTTTAATTCTATCGCAAATTTTGATGTTTTGTTATATACAACAATATCAATCTCATGCTTTTTAAGACCATCTATCCCAAAAAACTTGGTATTACGCTCAAATTCCACCTTATATTCAGTGAGTCTGTTTCTTAGAAATATTCCTAATTCATGCTGAAAACTAAACTCATTGTAAACCTCAACTTGCCCACTCGCAACTAATTGCATAAATTCACGCAATAAATCTTTTATCATATTTACCCCTTTGGCAATTAATTTCTTACGCTATTTTTTAAAAAATACTGAGTTCTAATTCTTGGCTTAATAATTCTAGTGCTTTAATTCCTGCAGAACTATTCCCCTTACTGTCTAATGCAGGCGAATAGATTCCTATACCCATTCTATTTGGCACTACTGCCATTATACCACCACCAACACCACTTTTTGCAGGTATGCCAACATTAATAGCAAATTCTCCTGAACCATCATACATTCCACAAGTCATCAAGACTGCATTAATGTATTTGATATGCTTTTTTTCGAACATCTGCACACCTGTAATCTGATCTTTTCCTTTATTTGCCAAAACAAAAGCAATCTTCGCCAAATCTACACTTGTAACTTTTATTGAGCAAGCCCGAAAATAACAATCAAGTACCTCTTCAGCATCGTCGCTAATAATTCCATATGCCTTAAGCATATATGTAAGAGCCCTGTTTTTGTTACCGGTAGACTTTTCAGACTTGTAAACATCCTCATCGATATTAAGATTGGGATTACCGGCAATTTTTCGTGTCAAATCAAGTAATCTTTGAAATTTCTCCTTATATGTTTCACCATCTATAAGTGTACACAAAGCTATTGCGCCTACGTTTATCATAGGGTTGATGTGCTCACTATTTAAATCCTGATCACTATAATTAAAAGCATCAAATGGTTTTCCTGTAGCTTCTACTCCAACCAGACTTCGAACAACATCGTTGCCTTTATCCTCAAGCGCTTGTAATAATATTATTGCCTTCACAATGCTTTGCATCGTAAAACTCTTTTTATAATCTCCAACACCAATTATACCATGTTCGCTTGATATCGTGCAAATTCCAAAATCATTTGGATTGGATTTTGCCAGTTCAGGAATATATGTAGCTACCTTACCATTTTGTATATAAGAATAACACTTACTCATAATTTTGTGTAATAATTTTTCCATATATAATCTCTCCATTTTGATATTTTTCGACATATTACCTAGTTAAAACTCTTGATCCATGTTACCAAAGAATCGTGATAGATATTCTCTAAGACATCTTTTTTCATTCGTTCTGTAACAGGTCCATTTCGTTTCATTCGTTCCAATATCGCTTCCTGCAGTTCTTCTATGGTCATTTCTTCAAAAGTTTTATTTTGTTTAAAGACAGTTTTTTCTATTTTAACAGCATCTTCTGCAAGGGTGGGAGTTTCAATAGTTTCCTCTGAAATTACCGATTCCTTATTTTCTTCAATATGAATTTTAATTGGCTTTATTTCTTCACACGAAATGTCAACAGGCAACCATATTTCCCCTGAATTAGCCTTTACATTCACGAAAATATGCCCGTCTTTTACAGGGACTCTTTCTCCAGAAAGTCCGCCAACATACTCTTTAACATTGGAAGATGGAAGATTCATCATAAAATCATTATCATCATTATTAACTGTAACAAGTACAGACTTACCATTATAATTTCTTGAAAATGCATACTGACCGTTTGTTAAAACCAGCTCTTTATATTCGCCATAAGATAATGCTTTTGTTTCAAATCGTATTTTGCCTAATCTTGAAATCAAATTAATCTTTTCATTGTTTTTAGTTAAATTAACATACTCGTTATATGAAACAGCAGGTCTTAAAGAATCATCAGAGCCGTATTGTTTTTGCCCTTCAATGCCAAACTCTGAGCCGTAGTAAACAGACGGAACACCCGGCAGAGTATAAAGCAAAATATGAACAGGTATAAAATGGCTTTTATTATTAAGTTTAGTGTAAATACGTTCAACATCATGATTATCCACAAAGTTGTATAGTTTAAGTCCGTCAGGTCGATTGCCGCCCATTTCATACAAGCGTTTTACAGTATGAGCAATTTCAAAATAATTATGGTCATTATGACCTGAATATAATGCTTTATGCAAATGATAATTAGTTACAGAGTGCAATGTTTCTCCGTTTACCCAGCGAATATAGTCGCCATGAATTACTTCTCCCATAAGCCAGAAATCAGGCTTAACCTCATTTGCTACCTGACGGAGCATCTTAATATAACTAAAATCCAATACATCTGCAGCATCAAGACGAATTCCGTCAATATCAAATTCC harbors:
- a CDS encoding tyrosine recombinase XerC, with the translated sequence MYDDAPLILKNFLTQKLTIEGRSPNTVKEYYYDLSGFLSYIKEIKGHSGEIDIDFIKTIELNDIYNYLMYISTEKNNSARTRSRRVSSIKSFFKYLHIKVKLIENNPTEALDAPKTIKALPRYLELDESKRLLSCIDGRHKERDFAILTLFLNCGLRLSELVGINLTDIKKDSLVVKGKGNKERTIYLNSACRSALDDYLKVRPKLNLKDEKALFISGQNNRIYFKTVQFLVKKYIAAAGLDPLKYSTHKLRHTAATLMYKYGKVDVRALQEILGHEQLSTTQIYTHVSNDMIKEAVDRNPLSNFGKEIKD
- the glsA gene encoding glutaminase A encodes the protein MEKLLHKIMSKCYSYIQNGKVATYIPELAKSNPNDFGICTISSEHGIIGVGDYKKSFTMQSIVKAIILLQALEDKGNDVVRSLVGVEATGKPFDAFNYSDQDLNSEHINPMINVGAIALCTLIDGETYKEKFQRLLDLTRKIAGNPNLNIDEDVYKSEKSTGNKNRALTYMLKAYGIISDDAEEVLDCYFRACSIKVTSVDLAKIAFVLANKGKDQITGVQMFEKKHIKYINAVLMTCGMYDGSGEFAINVGIPAKSGVGGGIMAVVPNRMGIGIYSPALDSKGNSSAGIKALELLSQELELSIF
- a CDS encoding YdcF family protein gives rise to the protein MIHNKKMNISVLITIAGIIVAIYGFILCIMSNINLGVVLVVILGVFAINIGIFYEKIKELTKSGFFKYFKVFLIAVFCIEFILVSFMAVFGNVDNISYNEDAVIVLGAGIRGDKITLPLKMRLDKAIQYHSKNPEAIIVVTGGQGFQETVTEAYAMEKYLVEHGVAGNKIIKEEKATSTTENIEFSKELLDKYFEDNYSIVVVTNDFHVFRATSVAIKTGFKDVSHIHAGLQWYNLMPCYLRESVAVFKMWILD
- a CDS encoding alpha-amylase, coding for MAWYDEAIFYHIYPLGMTGAPKQNSYDKIEHRLNSLLPFISQIKKLGFNALYIGPLFESVGHGYETTDYKKLDTRLGTNEDLKTFVLECHKYDIRVVLDGVFNHTGRDFFAFDDIRRNRESSRYIDWYCNVNFNGNNEYNDGFSYDNWGGYDLLAKLNQHNNEVREYIGDVIRFWVKEFDIDGIRLDAADVLDFSYIKMLRQVANEVKPDFWLMGEVIHGDYIRWVNGETLHSVTNYHLHKALYSGHNDHNYFEIAHTVKRLYEMGGNRPDGLKLYNFVDNHDVERIYTKLNNKSHFIPVHILLYTLPGVPSVYYGSEFGIEGQKQYGSDDSLRPAVSYNEYVNLTKNNEKINLISRLGKIRFETKALSYGEYKELVLTNGQYAFSRNYNGKSVLVTVNNDDNDFMMNLPSSNVKEYVGGLSGERVPVKDGHIFVNVKANSGEIWLPVDISCEEIKPIKIHIEENKESVISEETIETPTLAEDAVKIEKTVFKQNKTFEEMTIEELQEAILERMKRNGPVTERMKKDVLENIYHDSLVTWIKSFN